One genomic window of Thermorudis peleae includes the following:
- a CDS encoding DUF167 domain-containing protein — protein sequence MHKRWKGLAVQHDECQALLASHALQETAQGVILSMKVIPRSRVTALVGVRDGALVVRIAAPPFDGKANAALCAFLSELLDVPPSALTLVSGHRSPQKRVAIRGVSVSALIDRLCRALCHHERHSG from the coding sequence GTGCATAAGCGCTGGAAAGGCCTGGCCGTGCAGCACGATGAATGTCAGGCGCTGCTCGCATCTCATGCGCTCCAGGAGACCGCACAGGGCGTCATCCTTTCGATGAAAGTGATTCCGCGCTCGCGTGTGACTGCGCTCGTTGGTGTCCGTGATGGCGCACTCGTCGTGCGAATTGCCGCACCGCCATTCGATGGGAAGGCCAACGCTGCGCTCTGCGCATTTCTGAGCGAACTACTCGACGTGCCGCCAAGCGCGTTAACACTTGTGAGTGGCCATCGCTCGCCCCAGAAGCGCGTTGCCATTCGGGGCGTGTCAGTGTCAGCTCTCATCGATCGTCTTTGCCGCGCCCTCTGCCATCACGAGAGGCACAGCGGGTAA